A genomic window from Elaeis guineensis isolate ETL-2024a chromosome 3, EG11, whole genome shotgun sequence includes:
- the LOC105042260 gene encoding pentatricopeptide repeat-containing protein At1g31430-like — protein MLLRIRQNAISALSLQLLSKIICYRFSISSSEVKRLTKNRCISLIENCKSMKQLKQIHCQILVSSLHLSRDVIDDLMVFCTDPVSGDLNHATKVFETLENRSLFIYNLMIKAFAKKGNLKSALLLLDRMREESLQPDNFTYPFVLKAIGCLHMELEGRKNHALIVKTGLEFDPYVRNSLIGMYADLGRVEISQLLFDEMPERGIISWNILIAGYVKRGKFWDAISVYWRMDQEGVKPDEPTLVSTLSACVSTRNLELGTRIHHYMNEEFRFSVPLGNALLDMYAKCGHVDMARRFFDRMPERNVISWTSMVSGYVNSGRLDEARQLFHRSPAKDVILWTAMINGYVQYNHFEEAMALFREMQLKRVKPDKYTVAALLTACSSLGALEQGKWIHGYIEDNMIKIDAVVGTALIDMYAKCGCIQKSLDIFRGVEGKDTAMWTSIICGLALNGQTSKALELFSEMKSIGTEPDDITFIGVLNACSHGGLVDEGRKYFDAMKEVHQIEPKLEHYGCLVDLLGRAGLLDDAEKLIGNIPNNNDKSTLPLWGALLNACRMHGNVEMGERLAKQVIELEFVNSGLHTLVANIYAAADRWDDVTKIRRKMKYLGIKKTPGCSSIELNGMIHEFLVADTASPQRSQIYSVLNGISRLMDLNEQIEINDQDIINTSYLLER, from the coding sequence ATGTTGCTCCGAATCCGCCAAAACGCGATTTCTGCCCTTTCCCTCCAACTTCTTTCAAAAATTATCTGCTATCGCTTCTCCATCTCTAGCTCCGAAGTGAAAAGGCTAACCAAGAACAGATGTATCTCCCTCATCGAAAATTGCAAGTCCATGAAGCAACTGAAGCAAATCCACTGCCAAATCCTCGTGTCATCCCTCCACCTAAGCCGGGATGTGATAGATGACCTCATGGTCTTTTGCACCGATCCTGTGTCCGGAGACCTCAACCATGCAACAAAGGTGTTTGAAACCCTCGAGAACCGATCACTTTTCATCTACAACTTAATGATCAAAGCATTCGCAAAGAAGGGGAATCTAAAAAGCGCTCTCCTTTTGTTGGATAGAATGAGGGAGGAGTCTTTGCAGCCAGATAATTTTACGTACCCCTTTGTTTTGAAGGCGATAGGCTGCCTTCACATGGAATTGGAAGGGAGAAAGAACCATGCACTCATTGTTAAAACTGGGCTCGAGTTCGATCCATATGTAAGGAACTCACTGATTGGCATGTATGCAGACTTGGGTAGGGTTGAGATTTCACAGTTGTTGTTCGATGAAATGCCTGAAAGGGGTATAATTTCTTGGAATATTCTGATAGCGGGTTATGTTAAACGTGGGAAGTTTTGGGACGCTATCTCTGTTTACTGGAGGATGGATCAGGAGGGTGTGAAGCCTGACGAACCTACTTTGGTGAGTACACTTTCTGCTTGTGTTTCAACAAGGAATTTGGAGTTGGGAACAAGAATTCATCATTATATGAATGAAGAATTTAGATTCAGTGTACCTCTTGGAAATGCTTTGTTGGATATGTATGCGAAATGCGGCCATGTAGATATGGCTCGTAGGTTCTTCGATCGCATGCCAGAAAGAAATGTGATCTCTTGGACTAGCATGGTCTCAGGATATGTGAATTCAGGCCGGTTGGATGAAGCAAGACAGTTGTTCCACCGGAGCCCTGCGAAAGATGTAATTCTTTGGACTGCTATGATTAATGGATATGTGCAGTATAACCACTTTGAAGAAGCTATGGCACTTTTTAGAGAGATGCAGCTGAAAAGAGTCAAACCTGATAAGTACACAGTCGCTGCTCTTCTTACAGCTTGTTCTAGTTTGGGAGCACTGGAACAAGGAAAATGGATTCATGGATACATCGAGGACAATATGATAAAAATTGATGCTGTGGTTGGCACAGCACTAATAGACATGTATGCAAAATGTGGGTGCATACAGAAGTCCTTGGATATATTTAGGGGAGTGGAAGGAAAGGACACTGCAATGTGGACTTCAATTATCTGTGGGCTGGCTCTAAATGGGCAAACAAGCAAAGCACTTGAGTTGTTCTCAGAGATGAAAAGCATTGGAACTGAACCAGATGATATCACCTTTATTGGTGTTTTAAATGCTTGCAGTCACGGAGGATTAGTGGATGAAGGTCGTAAGTATTTTGATGCTATGAAGGAAGTGCATCAAATAGAACCCAAATTAGAACACTATGGCTGTTTGGTTGATCTCCTTGGTCGTGCCGGTCTTTTGGATGATGCAGAGAAGTTGATTGGGAATATACCCAATAATAATGATAAAAGTACCTTACCTTTGTGGGGTGCTTTGCTTAATGCTTGTAGAATGCATGGTAATGTCGAGATGGGTGAGCGACTAGCCAAACAAGTAATTGAACTGGAGTTTGTAAATTCTGGTCTACATACTCTTGTGGCTAATATATATGCTGCAGCAGACAGATGGGATGATGTCACCAAAATAAGAAGAAAGATGAAATATCTCGGTATCAAGAAGACGCCAGGTTGCAGTTCAATTGAATTGAATGGCATGATTCATGAGTTCCTTGTAGCCGATACTGCATCTCCTCAAAGAAGTCAGATTTACTCGGTGCTGAACGGTATAAGCAGGCTTATGGACTTGAATGAACAAATTGAGATAAATGATCAAGATATTATTAATACATCATACCTTCTTGAAAGGTGA